A genomic region of Arachis stenosperma cultivar V10309 chromosome 9, arast.V10309.gnm1.PFL2, whole genome shotgun sequence contains the following coding sequences:
- the LOC130950062 gene encoding uncharacterized protein LOC130950062, producing the protein MRRRSVGDAPELTRRIREADDRDFWTLEFGRSKLQERLTESAAASFVSQMDGLIPPSDDLDPKVDEIDSFEQHVYNLFAASKALKRKRRKTTEFWNVKTIEFNGTIKQLYLSVREAMKPPNGRKIVPRFNDRLQPVGNEASILSGVVGMLGSDYTKFLICEKDWRKELFHFEEDSRGIIKRTILKMLRRAWKDTRNHLYHYFYDEELTLEQNIRGRPPEITADQWRWFLDYHNSDETKEKCRKNAENRSKQLYTHTGGSKSLARLEEEESERQGRPVLFVKTVSKERIAKIEQRDESSRLLSQNDSLAQALGKEHPGKVRGMGIGPTTSQVFNSNSAQPIIGTQREETQRVLLELQAELAAEKLKRKAMESALMCLVREQGGELPPNVAAWINSLEGQSREWI; encoded by the exons ATGCGACGGCGCAGTGTTGGAGACGCACCGGAGCTGACGAGACGAATTAGAGAAGCCGACGATCGTGACTTCTGGACTCTGGAGTTCGGCCGTTCGAAACTTCAAGAGAGGCTGACTG AATCTGCTGCAGCTTCTTTCGTGTCCCAAATGGATGGTCTAATTCCCCCTTCTGATG ACTTAGACCCAAAGGTAGATGAGATAGATTCTTTTGAGCAACATGTTTACAACCTATTTGCTGCATCAAAGGCTCTGAAGCGTAAGAGACGCAAGACCACCGAATTTTGGAATGTTAAAACAATTG AATTCAATGGGACAATCAAGCAACTTTATTTAAGTGTGAGAGAAGCTATGAAGCCACCTAACGGTAGAAAGATCGTACCGAGGTTCAACGATAGACTGCAACCAGTTGGAAATGAAGCTAGTATACTAAGCGGCGTTGTCGGAATGTTGGGATCTGACTACACCAAATTTTTAATCTGCGAGAAGGACTGGAGAAAG GAATTATTTCattttgaagaagatagtagAGGAATTATCAAGCGTACGATATTAAAAATGCTAAGAAGGGCTTGGAAGGACACGAGGAATCATTTGTATCATTACTTTTACGATGAAGAGCTAACTCTTGAACAAAATATTAGAGGCCGTCCACCGGAAATTACTGCAGATCAATGGAGATGGTTCCTTGATTATCACAACAGTGATGAAACAAAG GAGAAGTGTAGGAAAAATGCTGAGAATCGATCGAAGCAGTTATACACTCATACTGGCGGATCGAAAAGCTTGGCAAGGCTCGAAGAAGAAGAG TCGGAACGACAGGGGCGTCCA GTTTTGTTTGTTAAAACTGTGTCCAAA GAAAGAATTGCGAAGATTGAGCAACGTGATGAATCATCTAGGCTATTGTCTCAGAATGATTCACTTGCTCAAGCTCTTGGAAAGGAGCACCCAGGTAAAGTGCGTGGCATGGGAATCGGACCGACTACTAGTCAAGTGTTTAATTCGAATTCAGCTCAACCAATCATTGGAACTCAAAGGGAGGAGACCCAAAGGGTGTTGCTTGAACTACAAGCAGAGCTGGCGGCtgagaaattaaaaagaaaggCAATGGAGAGTGCTCTAATGTGTCTAGTTCGAGAGCAAGGTGGGGAGCTACCACCAAATGTGGCTGCATGGATAAATTCATTAGAGGGACAGAGTAGAGAGTGGATCTAA
- the LOC130950936 gene encoding protein BTR1 isoform X1: MESTESSYVSSPEGPRKHASPPHQSPSLEDSAEKPTYVRFLVSNSAAGSVIGKGGSTITDFQSQSGARIQLSRNHEFFPGTTDRIIMVSGGINEILRAVELILSKLLSELQSEDENDAEPKTKVRLIVPNGSCGGIIGKGGATIRSFIEESQAGIKISPQDNNYYGLNDRLVTLTGTLDEQMRAVDLIVSKLAEDPHYSQSMNSPFSYPGVYFSGYHGVPYTYVLPSVAPAPYNAANYRPNGAAGGKFQNSKEDRSNSLTIGVADDHIGLVVGRGGRNIMDISQVSGARIKISDRGDYISGTTDRKVTITGSQRAIRTAESMIMQKVAYASERVLE, from the exons ATGGAGTCGACGGAATCTTCATACGTGTCGTCGCCGGAAGGGCCAAGGAAGCACGCCTCGCCGCCTCACCAATCCCCTTCCCTTGAAG ATTCCGCAGAGAAGCCAACATATGTTAGGTTTCTTGTATCAAACTCTGCAGCTGGTTCTGTTATTGGAAAGGGTGGTTCAACCATCACTGATTTTCAGTCACAATCTGGGGCACGAATCCAGTTATCACGCAACCATGAATTCTTTCCTGGGACTACTGATAGGATTATCATGGTATCTGGTGGAATAAATGAAATCCTAAGAGCTGTTGAACTTATTCTGTCTAAGTTGCTCAGTGAG CTTCAAAGTGAGGATGAAAATGATGCTGAGCCAAAAACAAAAGTGAGACTCATTGTTCCAAATGGTTCTTGTGGTGGTATAATTGGCAAGGGAGGTGCTACCATTAG GTCATTCATTGAAGAATCTCAGGCTGGAATTAAGATATCTCCTCAGGATAATAATTATTACGGATTGAATGATAGGCTAGTGACACTGACAGGAACTCTTGATGAGCAAATGCGTGCAGTTGATTTAATTGTTTCTAAGTTAGCTGAAGATCCTCATTATTCGCAGTCCATGAACTCTCCATTTTCATATCCAG GTGTTTACTTTTCGGGTTATCATGGTGTTCCATATACATATGTGCTTCCATCTGTTGCACCAGCACCATACAATGCAGCGAACTACAGACCAAATGGTGCTGCTGGAGGAAAGTTCCAGAATAGCAAG GAGGACCGGAGTAACTCGCTGACCATTGGTGTTGCAGATGACCATATAGGATTGGTTGTTGGTCGTGGCGGAAGGAATATAATGGATATTAGTCAG GTTAGTGGGGCAAGGATAAAGATATCAGACAGAGGAGATTACATATCTGGGACAACAGACAG GAAAGTTACTATAACGGGTTCCCAGAGAGCAATACGTACAGCTGAATCTATGATAATGCAGAAGGTTGCTTATGCTTCTGAGAGGGTTCTTGAGTAG
- the LOC130948086 gene encoding glycine-rich cell wall structural protein 2-like codes for MASSKVIGAVFIALFIVDIAFAARVKDSFLGGGKGGGGGGGGGGGGGGGGGGNLGRGSGYGSGYGSGGGEGYGGGAIGGGGGGGRGGGGGGGGGSGGYGSGYGSGSGYGSGYGSGGGKGEGGGGGGGGGRGGGGGGGGGLGGSGYGSGYGEGSGYGQGGGIGGNGGGGGGGKGGGGGGGGGNNGGSGYGSGSGYGSGSGGGDEGESP; via the coding sequence ATGGCAAGCTCCAAGGTTATTGGAGCTGTTTTCATTGCTTTGTTCATTGTGGACATAGCATTTGCTGCTAGGGTGAAAGACAGCTTCTTAGGTGGTGGAAAaggtggtggtggaggaggaggaggtggtggtggCGGAGGAGGCGGCGGTGGTGGCAATCTTGGAAGGGGTTCTGGATATGGATCAGGTTATGGGTCTGGTGGAGGAGAAGGATATGGTGGTGGAGCAATAGGAGGAGGTGGTGGCGGCGGCAGAGGAGGTGgtggaggtggtggtggtggttcaGGAGGATATGGATCAGGTTATGGATCTGGGTCTGGGTATGGATCAGGATATGGCTCTGGTGGTGGAAAAGGTGAAGGTGGTGGCGGCGGTGGAGGAGGTGGGAGAGGTGGAGGTGGAGGAGGTGGTGGAGGCCTAGGTGGCTCCGGCTATGGCTCTGGTTATGGTGAAGGAAGTGGTTATGGCCAAGGAGGTGGCATTGGAGGAAACGGTGGTGGCGGTGGCGGTGgaaaaggaggaggaggtggtggCGGCGGTGGCAATAATGGAGGTTCCGGCTACGGAAGTGGGTCCGGCTATGGATCCGGTAGTGGAGGTGGTGATGAGGGTGAGTCTCcttaa
- the LOC130950936 gene encoding protein BTR1 isoform X2 — MESTESSYVSSPEGPRKHASPPHQSPSLEDSAEKPTYVRFLVSNSAAGSVIGKGGSTITDFQSQSGARIQLSRNHEFFPGTTDRIIMVSGGINEILRAVELILSKLLSELQSEDENDAEPKTKVRLIVPNGSCGGIIGKGGATIRSFIEESQAGIKISPQDNNYYGLNDRLVTLTGTLDEQMRAVDLIVSKLAEDPHYSQSMNSPFSYPAPYNAANYRPNGAAGGKFQNSKEDRSNSLTIGVADDHIGLVVGRGGRNIMDISQVSGARIKISDRGDYISGTTDRKVTITGSQRAIRTAESMIMQKVAYASERVLE; from the exons ATGGAGTCGACGGAATCTTCATACGTGTCGTCGCCGGAAGGGCCAAGGAAGCACGCCTCGCCGCCTCACCAATCCCCTTCCCTTGAAG ATTCCGCAGAGAAGCCAACATATGTTAGGTTTCTTGTATCAAACTCTGCAGCTGGTTCTGTTATTGGAAAGGGTGGTTCAACCATCACTGATTTTCAGTCACAATCTGGGGCACGAATCCAGTTATCACGCAACCATGAATTCTTTCCTGGGACTACTGATAGGATTATCATGGTATCTGGTGGAATAAATGAAATCCTAAGAGCTGTTGAACTTATTCTGTCTAAGTTGCTCAGTGAG CTTCAAAGTGAGGATGAAAATGATGCTGAGCCAAAAACAAAAGTGAGACTCATTGTTCCAAATGGTTCTTGTGGTGGTATAATTGGCAAGGGAGGTGCTACCATTAG GTCATTCATTGAAGAATCTCAGGCTGGAATTAAGATATCTCCTCAGGATAATAATTATTACGGATTGAATGATAGGCTAGTGACACTGACAGGAACTCTTGATGAGCAAATGCGTGCAGTTGATTTAATTGTTTCTAAGTTAGCTGAAGATCCTCATTATTCGCAGTCCATGAACTCTCCATTTTCATATCCAG CACCATACAATGCAGCGAACTACAGACCAAATGGTGCTGCTGGAGGAAAGTTCCAGAATAGCAAG GAGGACCGGAGTAACTCGCTGACCATTGGTGTTGCAGATGACCATATAGGATTGGTTGTTGGTCGTGGCGGAAGGAATATAATGGATATTAGTCAG GTTAGTGGGGCAAGGATAAAGATATCAGACAGAGGAGATTACATATCTGGGACAACAGACAG GAAAGTTACTATAACGGGTTCCCAGAGAGCAATACGTACAGCTGAATCTATGATAATGCAGAAGGTTGCTTATGCTTCTGAGAGGGTTCTTGAGTAG